The Desulfosalsimonas propionicica genome has a segment encoding these proteins:
- a CDS encoding DUF3047 domain-containing protein: MRSRRIAIIVLVMLAAVFTAGAETNETADENSEILYIGKFSAAGTDREIPAGWEPLTFEKIDQHTRYRLVRDNETTVIKAKSDSSASGLIRKMRIDPRQYPVIQWRWKATGIYENGDVTRKSGDDYPARLYIAFEYDPDKIGFFERAKFNIIEKIYGEYPPAGVINYIWASRAAKGRVVPNAYTDRAQMIVLQSGRENTNTWVSESRNILNDYRAAFGKEPPMIQGIAIMTDSDDTGEAAVTYYGDIIMKPQQ; this comes from the coding sequence CCTGGTTATGCTGGCCGCTGTTTTCACCGCCGGTGCAGAAACGAATGAGACCGCCGATGAAAACAGCGAAATCCTTTATATCGGAAAATTCTCCGCAGCCGGCACGGACCGCGAGATTCCTGCCGGCTGGGAGCCGCTGACCTTTGAAAAAATTGACCAACATACCCGGTACCGGCTGGTCCGCGACAACGAAACCACGGTGATCAAAGCCAAAAGCGATTCATCCGCATCCGGCCTGATTCGCAAAATGCGCATCGACCCGCGTCAATATCCGGTTATCCAATGGCGCTGGAAGGCCACCGGCATTTACGAAAACGGCGATGTCACCCGGAAATCCGGGGATGATTATCCGGCGCGCCTCTATATCGCTTTTGAATATGACCCGGACAAGATAGGGTTTTTCGAACGGGCAAAATTTAACATTATTGAAAAAATCTACGGTGAATATCCGCCAGCAGGGGTCATCAACTACATATGGGCCAGCCGGGCGGCCAAAGGCCGGGTCGTGCCCAATGCCTATACAGACAGGGCGCAGATGATCGTCCTGCAAAGCGGGCGGGAAAATACAAACACCTGGGTATCGGAATCCAGAAATATTCTGAACGATTACAGGGCCGCATTCGGAAAGGAGCCGCCCATGATCCAGGGAATTGCAATCATGACCGACTCGGACGACACCGGTGAAGCCGCGGTCACCTATTACGGCGATATCATAATGAAACCACAACAATGA